GTGGATCGAAAAAGGCGAACAAGTGGCTATCGCCTCTGACTGCCAGGCCTGTCATACCAAACCTGAGGGCGGAAAACCTTTCACCGGCGGTTATGGTATCAGCTCGCCGATGGGGATGATTTATTCCACCAATATCACCCCATCCACTGTTGACGGGATTGGCAAGTACAGTGAAGCAGAGTTTGCTCGTGCTGTTCGCGATGGCATTCGTGCTGATGGCAGCCATCTCTATCCGGCTATGCCTTATACCTCTTACACCAAGCTAAGTGATGAAGACATTCACGCGTTGTATGTTTACTTTATGCATGCGGTGCCAGCAATTGATGAAGAGAATATTCCCACCGAACTTCCCTTCCCGTTCAATATGCGCTTTGCCATGCTGGGCTGGAACATGATGTTCCTGGATAAAGGCCGCTTCGAACCGGATAGCAGTAAAAGTGGTCAATGGAATCGCGGTGCTTATCTGGTTAATGGGCCAGGTCACTGTGATACCTGCCATACACCACGTAACTTATTGATGGGTGAAGATACTGGCAACGCCTTTGCTGGTGGTATGGTCGGCCCGTGGTATGCACCTAATATTACGTCAGATGCCATCAGTGGTATTGGTGGCTGGAGTAATGCTCAACTGGTGGAATACCTGAAAACCGGGCGCGTTGCCGGTAAAAATCAGGCGGCTGGCGGAATGGCCGAAGCGGTACAAAATAGCCTGCAATATCTGCCGGAAAGTGATTTACAGGCGATCGCCCTTTACCTAAAAAGCACCACACCGGTACGTGATCCGCAAGATACTCAACCCGCCGACAGTTTTGGCAAGGCGTTGAATGTCGAGATCGGTCTACGCGGTCAGCATCCGTCTACGGCGAATAACACGCTAGACAGCGGCGCTGCATTGTTCAGTGGCAACTGCGCCAGTTGTCATCAGCCCGACGGTAGCGGCAGTAAAAATCAGGCTTATCCTTCCCTGTTCAATAACACCGCCACCGGCTCTTCCAACCCGGCTAATCTGGTTTCCGCCATATTATTTGGTGTGGATCGTAAGGTTGGTGATGAGCATATATTGATGCCAAATTTTGGCCCGCAATCTTATGTTAATCCGCTGAATGACAAACAGATCGCCCTGATTGCCAATTATGTCCTGCACAGTTATGGCAATCCGGCGGTCACCGTCAGTGAAGCTGATGTGGCAGAACTGCGTGCTGGCGGGCCTGTGCCACTGCTGGCAAGACTTCAGCCCTATATGGCTCCGGCCATGATTGCGGCGGTGATGGTGCTGTTAGCATTGATATTGGTTTTAGGCAGAAAGCGCCGTAAAACAAAGAAATAGCGGTGGTAAACAGCGGCAAAGGGGTGAGCGCCCTTTGCCGCTGAACTCTCATTAAAACCGAATACAGCACGCCCCTTGCTCTGCGCCAGTCAATTGTTCGCGCAATGCAGCAAACAATTCACGACCACATCCCACATGGAAAGCCGAGATATCAGGTAATGCTGGGTGGCGAGTGGCCAGCTCGGCTTCATCCACCAGCAGCGAAAGTTCACCGCTGACACCATCAACCCGCACCCGATCGCCATTGCGAATTTTCGCCAGTAAGCCACCACAATAAGCTTCTGGTGTCACATGAATGGCCGACGGCACTTTGCCGGATGCACCGGACAAACGACCATCAGTGACTAACGCCACCTTAAAGCCGCGATCCAATAATACCCCCAGCGGCGGCATCAATTTATGCAATTCCGGCATACCAATGGCACGTGGCCCCTGATAGCGCACCACCACCACACAATCGCGGTCCAGCGCGCCGGATTCAAACGCTGGCCCGACATCATGCTGGCTGTCAAACACTACGGCTGGCCCTTCAACAATCTGATGATCATGCGGTACGGCTGAGGTTTTCATCACCGCTCTGCCCAGATTGCCACTCAATACTTTAGTGCCGCCATGGGGTGAGAAAGGTCGGGTAAGACTGGCAATCACGCTGTCATCCAGTGAGCGCTGCGGCCCATTGCGCCATTGCAACTGCCCTGCCTCCAGATACGGCTCTTGTGTATAACGTTGCAGGCCAAACCCAGCAACAGTATGCACATCCTCATGCAACAAACCGCCTTGCAATAACTCTTGTATCAACAAAGCCACGCCGCCTGCGGCCTGGAAATAGTTAATATCCGCCGGGCCGTTAGGGTAAATGCGACACAACTGCGGAATCACTTCCGACAGTTCAGAAAAATCATCCCAATCAATGATTATGCCCGCCGAGCGCGCCATCGCCACCAAATGCATGGTGTGATTGGTCGAACCGCCGGTGGCCAGAAGCGCCACAATGCCATTTACCACCACTTTTTCATCCACCAATTGGCCGACCGGCAAATAATTGCCACTGGTTGGCGTCAAGCGCGTAACTTGCCGTGCCGCCGCGGCTGTCAGTGCATCGCGCAGTGGCGTATTGGGCTGAATAAAAGAGG
The sequence above is drawn from the Yersinia enterocolitica subsp. enterocolitica genome and encodes:
- a CDS encoding c-type cytochrome gives rise to the protein MKKLIATSLFSLFLCAADVCASENASLSEQQWIEKGEQVAIASDCQACHTKPEGGKPFTGGYGISSPMGMIYSTNITPSTVDGIGKYSEAEFARAVRDGIRADGSHLYPAMPYTSYTKLSDEDIHALYVYFMHAVPAIDEENIPTELPFPFNMRFAMLGWNMMFLDKGRFEPDSSKSGQWNRGAYLVNGPGHCDTCHTPRNLLMGEDTGNAFAGGMVGPWYAPNITSDAISGIGGWSNAQLVEYLKTGRVAGKNQAAGGMAEAVQNSLQYLPESDLQAIALYLKSTTPVRDPQDTQPADSFGKALNVEIGLRGQHPSTANNTLDSGAALFSGNCASCHQPDGSGSKNQAYPSLFNNTATGSSNPANLVSAILFGVDRKVGDEHILMPNFGPQSYVNPLNDKQIALIANYVLHSYGNPAVTVSEADVAELRAGGPVPLLARLQPYMAPAMIAAVMVLLALILVLGRKRRKTKK
- the edd gene encoding phosphogluconate dehydratase; amino-acid sequence: MNPTLTRVTQRIIARSAPTRTAYLQRISAAKENTVHRSQLACGNLAHGFAACQPEDKVSLKNMLRSDIAIITSYNDMLSAHQPYEHYPQQLKDALHQVGAVGQVAGGVPAMCDGVTQGQDGMELSLMSRDVIAMSAAIGLSHNMFDGALYLGVCDKIVPGLLMAALSFGHLPAVFVPAGPMASGLSNKEKVRVRQLYAEGKVDRHALLEAESASYHSAGTCTFYGTANSNQMVMEVMGLHLPGSSFIQPNTPLRDALTAAAARQVTRLTPTSGNYLPVGQLVDEKVVVNGIVALLATGGSTNHTMHLVAMARSAGIIIDWDDFSELSEVIPQLCRIYPNGPADINYFQAAGGVALLIQELLQGGLLHEDVHTVAGFGLQRYTQEPYLEAGQLQWRNGPQRSLDDSVIASLTRPFSPHGGTKVLSGNLGRAVMKTSAVPHDHQIVEGPAVVFDSQHDVGPAFESGALDRDCVVVVRYQGPRAIGMPELHKLMPPLGVLLDRGFKVALVTDGRLSGASGKVPSAIHVTPEAYCGGLLAKIRNGDRVRVDGVSGELSLLVDEAELATRHPALPDISAFHVGCGRELFAALREQLTGAEQGACCIRF